The DNA region TAAAGTGtcgtatttttgttttaattcatttgaatttgaaaaggtATTATGATTTACACATGATGAAGATATcgattgatattttattaacacaatatTTACTGTGTAgatttacttattttaaaaatatcatgtcTTCCTTTTTATCCATACAACGGTATCAAAATAAGTTTAATGTATTCAAGTTCAGTGCGTAATATACAAATAATTAATTCCCTTAGTTATTGTTGTTCTGCGATTATtcttaaactgtttaaaaggcATCATACCTAAATAGCTGTAATTACCGAATTCTGTAGTTGTATATATCAGAAGCTTTTATATCAGACATACCAAAGACTGATTTACacagatttacatgtattggtATAAATCATGTATCGAAAATTAACTATTAACAATTCAAAGGgattaattaaaaatagaaatgggCAATCAAAAAGTTTTCTGGCAGCCTTTactaatattaatatatttcctGTACGCTGAATTGTGAAACTTTGTGAACTAATGAAATAGATAGATGATGAAAACAAAGTAAAATGGAGTAATGCACATTACgtaatatgtaaatgtaaacatgtatacagGCATGTGCAGTACAACACATAAAGAGATCGGCGAATTCCCAAGAAACCATGGTACATATGTAAGAATTGTTGATTGTCTCATTTAAGACAACCATGCAATTGAAAGACGTTTTAAAACATTGCGTGCATAGACGGCCAACGGACAATGAAAGTGTCAACTATGTGCATTTTCCAATTAATCACCATTTTCAGAAACCATATTATAGGATAGTACAGGTGAGGATAATTAATCTAAATTTATGTACACAACAATTTGAGCTTCCTCGTCACTTTTCAGTAATACAAAGACTAGGACTCTGGTATGTTTACGTTCAGTGCAGAGTCAacatatatacctacatatccTTGACATTTAAAGCGCGTCACATTAGGTAGGGcaggcaaaaaaaaataacctcGACTCTTTCGATCTGGTATTATCACTGTGAAAATGAGGGAAGTAGGTCTGTACGTTCTTTTTCTTGTTTTGGGACATATCCAGGCCGAGCAGAATGATTCCTGTCGATTTAGGACCCTTGCCCCGTTACACAATCAAAGCAGGTAAGTGACCTATctttatgttttataaaaaaaaaaatatttttttttaaaatgcgaaTAGTAGTGTGcatatgaaatgttttattgCATCCTTGTTCGTTTGTGCAAAGTCATTATTTTCCAATAGATTGttctttcatttaatttaagtGATAAACTTGCGATCCCGCACTTTTCCAGGTTTTTTCCACCCCCAGTTTACGTCCTTTTCTTTATCACCCCCAACTTTCGTGTTAAACGCGAAATTCGACTTTTGATTTATAGATAAGATTTAAAAACCCGAAGTTGTCAACACCTGCAGAACGAAACAAACAACAGAACGAAAATAACACCCATTCAAAAGAACCCAAAAAAGGACAATTCGAAAAAATTCAACCACATCATTTCAATCGTAATGAAGGCAGGTGCCTCCTTAAACCCCACGTATTCATACAAAGTTTCACGCAAAGGAGTTATaatcatcaaaacaatttgAGACTCCCCCACCTTCTTTCGTCAATATACACTTCAGTTATATGTTGGACGCCCAGCTAGATCAGAGCTTGACAGATGTGTGTCTGAACTGCCATTCGGTCTGCAACGAAAAGATTGCTATATAGTTCGAATCCTACGCACACAACAGTTTGTAACATACTGGTGCGGCTTCTTAAGACGAACCATCGACAAGATCTTGTTTAAACACAAGATTcgaatctgattaaaatcagctgtTTGATACGCTACCGCTCTCAACCAGCTAGAGGGCATCAAGAGTCGGCCCTCTACTGGTATTATTCTAGCCTTCATTGAAGCCCAGATTTGAAGTACCGGTTATTGTACATATTCATGAATAAAGAAACTGTGTCAGTAAACTTGTGGAGGTCTACTGAATATACTTACTTAGAGCCGATTGGGATTTACAATGAATACTAATAAGCAGATATCTGTGCGAAATCGAGGTCTGATATTGATGGAACTTGATGATCAGAATATCTCACCAGCTAGACCACACATCCATGCATGTACATTGATGTACAATTAGTCACGTCTATTTATGTAGATGTCCTTTTCTAGAATACTTGAAATTGTTGGTCAGGTCTTGACCAGAATTAATGGATGAATAAGCAGGCCTGTTTATCTGTACATTAACATTCAGACACACTCATCACGGGAAAGGAATCCGAATTTTATTGCTGATACACGCAATACTCAAAAAGCTCCGTTCActgataaaaacattaaaaagttcACTGCTCTTTACTTTCTGCATCGAATTGTGGGGATGCCATGATCATGTCTTTTAAAGAATATGAAAGAATGAGCAACAAaaatacaacaacaaaacaaaaactctTACATGGAATTCAGGAATATCGCATGTAAAGGAATtgaaaaacaagagaaaaagattttgatCATTGGTGCAGCATATACCTTACCTGTTCAAGAAATAAGCATCTGTTTTTGAACAGGTCCTATTTGGACTCGAAATGACACATACTGTATGCaaggttattttcgcccttcttaACTAACAGTTTCGCCCCGTATTGAATTTGCCCAAACAATGTTGTGTTAattaaaagagagataattggGAATATTGCAATTCGCCAAGTCTTAAATTCGGCGAAAGGGGCGAAGATAAAgcaggggcgaatatttccctgtatacagtaccgATAACTTGCAGGACAGACTATAGATGTATTCCGATACCTTTTCAGATTAACCCAATAACCGTTAGTAAAATAACACATAATCAGTGTTTATATGTACACGACTCTATACCTCGTGTATATTTCTTTCAGATCATTTTACTCTATAcatttcattggacttttgttGTGTCATTCAATACTTTCCAATGTGAAGTgcataaatttacataaaaatgttaaaatggtgaaaaaagaATTGTGGTTATTTAAATTCACCGACACCGAAATAAATTGAATTactacatattttaattaattcaaaataaaaaataatcttattgAATGCAAAATGTGCTAAGAGTAATAAGTCGAAGTGAACTATACATGAGAACGAGTTAAAATTACGCAATCGATCCTGCAATAAGTCTTATACAAGTAATAAAACAAGGTGTAGACCCCCTAACTCAAGCTGTAGTAAGgttgttaaaatgtaatttttacacACATGCTATTTGAATTAATGATGACTCACGTTCCCATGTTAATGTCGTTTCCGCACTTTTAGCTTATAACAGTTACGTTACTTGTCctaaatattaacaataaaacaCCGAAAACAACAGTTGTTATGCAGAAAGCCACTCAAATTTAATATACCGAATACAACTTCTGGCAAAACAAAGCGTTAAATTTGCAATTGCGACAAACAAGCACAAGGCAAACTGCAATCAACTTTTTAACTTAATAAGCAACTAATTCAGATGAacaatattatagaaatatattaacatttacATGAACAAGTTATACTAGAAGaaagatgaaaatcaaaatgactttttatgtaattttcacATGCATATTTCCTCCTCAGCATTTCGCCTATTCTGGAGAAACATGAGTCCGCTCTTCTGATGATCCTAGGCTTCGCCGGGTTTTCTATTGTTTTGGCGATCATACACAATTCTATCAGGAAATACATCTACAAAGACGCCCATAGCTTGGACACGGTGTTTGACGCTGGTGGGAAAGTAACGCTCAGTTTGACGGCAGTCACCGTGACGTCACAACTATTATGGCCGGCCGATTTCCTACAGATTACCACTATTACTATTACTGTAATAAAATAGATAGAACATTCTAAGTAAAGAACCCCaagtttttcttcaaataagGAATTGAAAATAAGACTTTAATGCTTGGGATTAAGTTTACATTCTTATACGGGCATTTTTTTTCAGAGTGGCATAGGAGGGTGTCTCTTCTTTGTCCTAGGAATCGTTCTCGATATTCTCCTGTTTCCAATATTGTCTGTTGAACTGAAAACCAAGGCTCCTGGTGCCAAGACATTTCTTCAGGTAAAACTGACGATGACTCGACGATCGTGTCCATCTTTTGACTACATTGCACATGTATATTAATCTCCCTTTAAAGAACAGGTACATCTTAtgtgtaattgttttgattttctatCAAATCTCCTTAATTAAAGCAAATGTAATGAAAACAGTCCGCTCGTATTCGCATGAGGAAAAATGGTGAATCAGCAAATTCTCGATGCTAATgaccttttaaaaaatgtatcctTCATCAAACTCACTAATTGGCGTTTTATACctgaataatattattttactttCACAACCTGATGCGTTATACTTGAATGATgatacaaaaatgaaaacatttatagagatttttaacaatatttttataaacaacGAAGCCATGTGTAAAGGTACGCCTCATGGAACACTGCGTGACGTGGGGAAATCATGGGTTGAAATCTTATAACCTAATTTATTTGTTGATTAGACAGTGTATAaccaccccccctcccccaaccaataatttcaaatcttttttttcagataatCTATACGAGATATGGAAAACCAGCACATGTTGTCTTCTGCTGTATCGCTCTTTTCGCCAACATCGTTACAATCACAGCCCTTCTGGTGGCGGGAAAGTCGGCCATTAGTGTCCTCACAAAGGACGCATCAGACGAGTTCATTGCGTTTGTCTTGGCGGTACTGTTTGGGTCTTACTGTTTTCTTGGGGGTCTGGGAACAACTTTTTACATTTCGTACTTTAACACCGCCATCACTTTTGTGGGATTGATCGCCATTGTAGTTAGCATTGCATACACTGATAACATTAATGAGAGCATGTCCAAATATGTGTCTATAGACGCCATGTATGACGCTATGTCCTGTATAAAATCAACCGAAGGGAACTACGAGGATTCTTTGCTGACCTTCCGGACAAGATCTGGTGCTATTTACGGGTTATCTCTTTTCTTCATGGCGACCTCACTCAGCTTTATTGACCAAGCTAACTGGCAGAGTAGAATTGCTGCCAAACCCGTTCAAGGTGTAATCGGTTTCTTTATAGCAGCCATCATGTTCTTTTGTCTCCCAGCAACCATTGCACTTCCGGCAACACTGACATATGCTTCGATGGCTTATGAGAATGGAACGCATTTTCTGTCCCAAAATGAAATTGTGAATGGTAAACAGATAAATGTAAACTTTCATTTCATACTACactgaaaattaaaactttgcaatttaatgtaatttacTATGTTATTTGATGATTACACAGGTTTCATTACACCATTTGTGTTGGAAAAAATCATGGGGTCAACTGGAGCCTATCTTCTTATCACCTCCATAACAATGGCACTCATGTCAACAGGATCTGGAGAAGTAATGGCAGTGTCATCCATCgtagtatatgatatatataaagtCTATATAAACCCTTTCAGGTATTTAGCTTCACCtttttggtggggatgggggaTGTGGAGAAACTGTTTAAGTTCCATATGTGATCTTTGCTGTGGGTGGATTTGTGAGTTATTGTAATAGTAAAATGAATTTCTGTCTTTGAAGGCGTTTGCTCACACCTACTTCATGTATTTTGTGTGGACTTCAAAAGGTTGGTGGAAAACACGAAGTTTGCAGTTGCCCTACATCAGCTGAGTGCATTGACTGTTCAAAGGATATGAAgagaaaaagtaaaacaagAGACTTTGCCGTGCAATATACGTGCCCAATTCATGGGGACTACCGCCATTATGAAGACCTTCTGATGCATCACAAAAGCTGGTGCATTGTATGGGTCACCATTTCGGTGATTCCATATGCATTAGTTGTATATGCCAGCAATATCAACTTAACATGGGTCATATTCTTCATGCAAGGAACTATCAGCCCATTTGCAATACCACTTCTGTTAGCGATCATTTGGTCCCGTTGCACTTCGTCTGGCGTTATTACAGGTATATGCTTCGTATGTATGTTTGGTTACTATCCTGCATTACTACTAGTAAATACAATTTGAGGGtggtacgtacatgtataatgtaaagAATGGTTTACATTGCAGGCTGTGTGGTGGGACTGATAGGTTGCGTAGCGGCTAACTTTGTCGTGTCAGAAGTTGTATATGAAGGCGGACTATCCAATTTCTTCATCAACACAATTCAAGACTACAGTCTCCTTGCAGGGTGCGTAGCTGGAATATCCCTCAGCAGTGTGTGTACGATAGTGACGTCATTACtcacaaacaaaatcaaaactgaGGAGGATGTTGCTCACGAATGGGATAAGACGATCTCGATCAACAATCCTCTAAATCCATGGCAACGCCTCTACGAAGAAGAGCTAGCTCAATTTCCCCCTGGTACGAAGCCCACGGCTGCCATCATGGGTCAGATATTCCGTTCTGCTCGGAATGTGGCAGTGTATGGCGGACTGAGTTTCGTCTTCCTTTTCCTGGTGGTTGTTCCCGCTGTAGTGTTGTCGTTTGGTGTTTTAACCCGGGAACAGTTCTCGTCCTATCTGACTTTTAGTTATGTCATCTGTTTCCTTGCGGCAGTGTTTGTGGTCATTGCTCCTCCGACCGAAGAAATGTACCAGATTGTCAAAACTTGGAAAAGCTCCAGAAACACTGAAATCCAAAAAGAAAAGGTCCCTAAAACTGAACTTAGTAGACTCTAACATAGCATGAGATCACAATAGGTTTTTATTATTGTTGTTTTAGCTCAACGGAGCTATTTCCTTATTATTCTTATGaccatatatataaatgataccGGTTTATATACTGCAACTTTATACTAATCGATGTATCGATGCTTTTATTCATCTATCCAGGTTAATTTCACTTCAATGCTGCTTTACTGACTCCAGACGAGAAAtcgtaaataaaatatatatatatatatgttgccATGTAGAACTTTATGCCTCTTATacgttcatgttaaatactgaaatctgattggtttagacgcagttgataatccgttctattaccctcagcgttagcaacacacttagcaacgggtaacacaacgaattgttacatgcgcataaattatgcgcgtacggttcgccgtagaattcaagtcatttctatataaaagcaatataaaaattctctaaaattaagacattcagtataataaaataaatagtgcctgtttgagatgataacagttgaaattgacacccctcgaaaaccattgtaaACCTCCGCTTCGcttcggttgacaatggtttcctcggggtgtcaatttcaactgttaccctcccaaacaggcactatttatatactgttacGTTCGAGAACAACACTGAGGGCGCGTTTGTAAAATTCAGAAGGAActacaattttatcaaatacttctAAATCATCAGATTTAAATAACTTTGCAACAAAGTCCCACTATAATACTTTCATGTTACATTATGGCGTAAACAGTATACTTGGATAAAAGAGTCTTTGGTTGCGTTGAACAGGGTACAATATAGTAAGCATACACAATATTGAAATTATATCTGTGATGCTTCCGTGATCAGTACTTCAATTTCCTTAACCAGTacttattttcttctttatttcaTAAGTCGCTCATTACGCGAGATCTGATTGGTTAACAAGCCGGGTGTAAACTTCCGTACCACCTATCTGCTAAAGCCGGGGGTAAATAaaatgtgacgtcacaatgcaatTCTTGTTTACAAGTGCACCTATAGATCTTAACGCAAAAAATGTAACGTCcaataaagtaaataaataatttgtcaaaatccCTCTTCCTTAATATTTTAGTGGTATGAataaggtggggggggggggtttaaatgTGTAGGGTTACCTTTCTAAATATGAATACAAGAAAGAGGTATATTGcctaaaattcaaaatagaGCTATTTTTGTGAGTAATGTGGGCTTAGAACGCattgtaaagaaaattaatattagTATAATTCAATCTCTATCAGTCCTCTGTTTGCGTCGTTAACTCTAAGATCACTTTAACATTGTGTGCCTGCACTTATAATTCCAGAAAGAATTTTCATTCAGAAACTAAATAAGCCGGCAAGTACGATGcatgaataattcatttaataaaataaaactagttATAGTCTAGAGTACATTCAAAATATGCCTACAGGAGACTGTGTTCAAAATAGTGATAAATAGtcttatttgattttattcaattacttctaaattaattctaaaaactTTTTTTGCTTTTCCGATTTTCATTCCCAAcagtatgaacattttaaatttcagtttttttcCAAGCCTTTGCATGTCTCATTTTCCAAGAAAGCctctcttctttttttctttttttttgaaagggaATGTTGACACaattatttcacaaaatttatattttttatcaacaacATATCGAATAAGAATAAGGAATGTTCGCCAGATATCATTAGTGTATCTAAACAATGATTTGACATACGAAGAGGAAGTATAGTCTGCGTAGGAATCTATAATCATCTATCAATGGCCGCATGCCATATTGCGTAGCGCATCaggaaatgcatttttaaatataaattatattctaAACACCCCACAAAGGTAACGTCTTAGCTAGTCAAAGGTGCGACCCTCATCTAATAATAATTAACGAATTCGACTCGTGTAGCTGACGTGTACGTAATTCTATTATTTACACGCACGATTTCAAATCTCTTTTAACCGATCTCGTGTATGTtgtataatcaaaattttaagaaaaattaataacacaaaacttttttgttgtttttatctttatatatacaAATTTACATAACAAGGAGATTGCACCAGCCCAGGTGTAGAGAGGAAACTTCAATACACATGAACCATACCGTACAGAAATCTGATTAACAGTCaagtataaataaatatgtaatacatgtataatgtcatACATTCAGAACT from Crassostrea angulata isolate pt1a10 chromosome 7, ASM2561291v2, whole genome shotgun sequence includes:
- the LOC128192294 gene encoding uncharacterized protein LOC128192294 isoform X1; the protein is MQLKDVLKHCVHRRPTDNESVNYVHFPINHHFQKPYYRIVQAEQNDSCRFRTLAPLHNQSSISPILEKHESALLMILGFAGFSIVLAIIHNSIRKYIYKDAHSLDTVFDAGGKVTLSLTAVTVTSQLLWPADFLQITTITITSGIGGCLFFVLGIVLDILLFPILSVELKTKAPGAKTFLQIIYTRYGKPAHVVFCCIALFANIVTITALLVAGKSAISVLTKDASDEFIAFVLAVLFGSYCFLGGLGTTFYISYFNTAITFVGLIAIVVSIAYTDNINESMSKYVSIDAMYDAMSCIKSTEGNYEDSLLTFRTRSGAIYGLSLFFMATSLSFIDQANWQSRIAAKPVQGVIGFFIAAIMFFCLPATIALPATLTYASMAYENGTHFLSQNEIVNGFITPFVLEKIMGSTGAYLLITSITMALMSTGSGEVMAVSSIVVYDIYKVYINPFRRLLTPTSCILCGLQKVGGKHEVCSCPTSAECIDCSKDMKRKSKTRDFAVQYTCPIHGDYRHYEDLLMHHKSWCIVWVTISVIPYALVVYASNINLTWVIFFMQGTISPFAIPLLLAIIWSRCTSSGVITGCVVGLIGCVAANFVVSEVVYEGGLSNFFINTIQDYSLLAGCVAGISLSSVCTIVTSLLTNKIKTEEDVAHEWDKTISINNPLNPWQRLYEEELAQFPPGTKPTAAIMGQIFRSARNVAVYGGLSFVFLFLVVVPAVVLSFGVLTREQFSSYLTFSYVICFLAAVFVVIAPPTEEMYQIVKTWKSSRNTEIQKEKVPKTELSRL
- the LOC128192294 gene encoding uncharacterized protein LOC128192294 isoform X2: MREVGLYVLFLVLGHIQAEQNDSCRFRTLAPLHNQSSISPILEKHESALLMILGFAGFSIVLAIIHNSIRKYIYKDAHSLDTVFDAGGKVTLSLTAVTVTSQLLWPADFLQITTITITSGIGGCLFFVLGIVLDILLFPILSVELKTKAPGAKTFLQIIYTRYGKPAHVVFCCIALFANIVTITALLVAGKSAISVLTKDASDEFIAFVLAVLFGSYCFLGGLGTTFYISYFNTAITFVGLIAIVVSIAYTDNINESMSKYVSIDAMYDAMSCIKSTEGNYEDSLLTFRTRSGAIYGLSLFFMATSLSFIDQANWQSRIAAKPVQGVIGFFIAAIMFFCLPATIALPATLTYASMAYENGTHFLSQNEIVNGFITPFVLEKIMGSTGAYLLITSITMALMSTGSGEVMAVSSIVVYDIYKVYINPFRRLLTPTSCILCGLQKVGGKHEVCSCPTSAECIDCSKDMKRKSKTRDFAVQYTCPIHGDYRHYEDLLMHHKSWCIVWVTISVIPYALVVYASNINLTWVIFFMQGTISPFAIPLLLAIIWSRCTSSGVITGCVVGLIGCVAANFVVSEVVYEGGLSNFFINTIQDYSLLAGCVAGISLSSVCTIVTSLLTNKIKTEEDVAHEWDKTISINNPLNPWQRLYEEELAQFPPGTKPTAAIMGQIFRSARNVAVYGGLSFVFLFLVVVPAVVLSFGVLTREQFSSYLTFSYVICFLAAVFVVIAPPTEEMYQIVKTWKSSRNTEIQKEKVPKTELSRL
- the LOC128192294 gene encoding uncharacterized protein LOC128192294 isoform X3 is translated as MAEQNDSCRFRTLAPLHNQSSISPILEKHESALLMILGFAGFSIVLAIIHNSIRKYIYKDAHSLDTVFDAGGKVTLSLTAVTVTSQLLWPADFLQITTITITSGIGGCLFFVLGIVLDILLFPILSVELKTKAPGAKTFLQIIYTRYGKPAHVVFCCIALFANIVTITALLVAGKSAISVLTKDASDEFIAFVLAVLFGSYCFLGGLGTTFYISYFNTAITFVGLIAIVVSIAYTDNINESMSKYVSIDAMYDAMSCIKSTEGNYEDSLLTFRTRSGAIYGLSLFFMATSLSFIDQANWQSRIAAKPVQGVIGFFIAAIMFFCLPATIALPATLTYASMAYENGTHFLSQNEIVNGFITPFVLEKIMGSTGAYLLITSITMALMSTGSGEVMAVSSIVVYDIYKVYINPFRRLLTPTSCILCGLQKVGGKHEVCSCPTSAECIDCSKDMKRKSKTRDFAVQYTCPIHGDYRHYEDLLMHHKSWCIVWVTISVIPYALVVYASNINLTWVIFFMQGTISPFAIPLLLAIIWSRCTSSGVITGCVVGLIGCVAANFVVSEVVYEGGLSNFFINTIQDYSLLAGCVAGISLSSVCTIVTSLLTNKIKTEEDVAHEWDKTISINNPLNPWQRLYEEELAQFPPGTKPTAAIMGQIFRSARNVAVYGGLSFVFLFLVVVPAVVLSFGVLTREQFSSYLTFSYVICFLAAVFVVIAPPTEEMYQIVKTWKSSRNTEIQKEKVPKTELSRL